The following nucleotide sequence is from Coffea eugenioides isolate CCC68of chromosome 3, Ceug_1.0, whole genome shotgun sequence.
aaattgtTATAAGCATTTCTCTTTTTTAATACATATTTTACCTCAATTAAactttttctacaaaaaaaaaagtaacatgAACTCTATAAATGAATCTtgtaaacaaattaaatgcGCTCATATTTGAGGTGTAATTTGCTCAATAAAATGACTTAGTTAACTCTAAAAATAATACTTTGTAgtgatataaaaataaaaatatatatgcaAAAGGGGTCGAATACCCATGGATTTTTAATCCTCCAACCTTATCCCACCCCATATATAAGTAGGTATCCAATCCTCTTTTGATCCGCTCATATAATGTTGATCAAATACCCAATTTTTTGGAGCGGATCGAATCGGATTCCACAAATTTTAGGATCAGCGAATATTTTTTTCAATCCCTAGCTAACTTACTGAAAGCAAGTTGGTTTTCTAATCCGTTCTGAAGCAGTCAAAATTCAGTTTTGCATTTAAAATATGGATTAATCCtttctacactgacagtgtatacactatcagcgttggataaatgataactatgcaaaatttaaatttgaaattcaatttttgcacacatatcatgaatcaaacggtgacagtgtatacactgtcagtgtatataagatttactcttaaaaGATTTACTCTTAAAGTAAGATTTACTCTTAAAGTATCTATAAACAAGAGTATACATGTCGATCAACCAGTACACATGTAGACATGAAGACCATGCAAGAATGTGTAATACTATCAATCTGCATATACACTCTTTGAGTGCTAATGTTACTGTTAATTTTTCTTTGCTGTCCATCTatcactttattttttttccccagGGATGTATAGGACCACAATCTTTAAGTTTAACTACTAATTTGTTAAACTCTACTTGTTGACAACTTGTCATAGTACTGTAACAATGTCAAACCCTAGTTCTTCCATCTCTTGCACAaagtcaaaaaatttttttttttttcagactACATATCCTAGAGCATTGAAATGACTCAAAATTATTTAATCTGGGAATTGATCACTCAAATACAAACAACAAACTTCATACAAACGGCACAATTGTTACACAACATCCAAACACAGCACAGTAATTATATTCATCCTTTATACATAATAAGCATAGAGTCCATATAACTCTAGACACAAAGGTATTTTTCACTTTGTCTTAAACCATATTTCCTAAAAACATGTAGCAAAGCAGCAGCAGAAACATGCCTCCAAACCTCTGATGAAGAGCTAGGACCAACTTGCATCAGTTGCCTGATTCTTGGAGTCTGCGATGCCCGATTTCATCACTAGCTGCAGAACCTTCATTTCTTACTGTACAAGGagcaaaagaatgggaaaatccTATTAGGATTAAGCATGAAACAGTGGAAGTGAAAAAGGTGGATAGAATGCATATTTCTTAATGGTAAAACTTGCTTATTTTTTACCATTGGATGAATCAGCTGACCCCTGAGAATATTGTTGGTCTTCACGACCTTTAACAATCCATGAGCTGACAGCCCCTTTAAGCCTATCTACCATACCCTTTCCACTGCTTTCGCGACCAGCAGCAATGGCATCTTCAccctctctcttcctctccaTTCCAGTCCCAAGATGCGTTGCTACCTCCTCTGACTCAGTCACCTTCCCCATTGGCTTTGATTCACCTGTTTTTCCGacctcttctttcttcttgtgcAAAGTCTCTGATATCACCTCAGAAAGCGCCTTATCTTCTTCACGAGGTTTAAACTTCTCAACCAGGTACTCCTTCACAGACACACCTTTATCAGGCACTTTACCACCACTTGTTTCAGATCCTTCCTGTCCTGTTCCAGTACTGCCTTTCACCTTTGACACCACAGAACTTCCAGCATCTGCGACTTTCTGGTAAACTGGTGCCAGTTTGTCAGTAACTGTCGCTGAGACTTTATGTGCATACTCCGCTGGGGATGCACCTGATTTTGCAGCATTCTTTTTTTCATCGGTTTCAGGGACTTTACCACCTTCAGTGCCTCCATATCCAAGCTTGGAAGCGACTAAATTCTTGGCAGAGATTGCTTTGTCAGCAATAGTGTATGTAGCTAGTGATATCTTCTCAACATAACCGCTCTGGTCTGATGATTTTCCGGTTAATGTGTCACGCGGTAAGTTGTCTTCTGGTTTGCTAGGATCACAACTTTTTGGAGCTGAATCAGATTTGCCTTCAGTAGGATTTGGCTCTGGAGCAAACTGATCATGGCTTCCTGTATACCCCTCTTGTCCTGATTCCGATTTAGGCACTGATTCATCATAAACACCCATCTTATTGAAGGATTGGATCAGTGGGGTTATTCCAACTTCTTCACCACCCTTTCCAGTTGGATCAGTAACTTTAGTTTCATAATTTGAAGGCGGAACTTCTCCTGGCCGGTTTTTCGGCGCTTGAGGATCTTCCTCTAAGCCTTCTAGAGCACCAATTCTAAACCCCTGAGAGCCAACATTTTCATTGTCGTTTCTGGCACCTGAATCCCCTTTTGTTCGACGAATTTCAGGGGGAAATGATATATCCTTGTCCTCAGGCGCATGAACCACTTCCATGGCTGATGGTTTTCCCAGATTCTCCCCTGATTGCCCCTCAAAAACAGGCCTTGTAGCGCCTGTTTCCCCTATTGCTGTTGGTTTCTCCAAATTGACATTTTGTGCAGGAATTGCACTTCCAATCACAGTCGACTCATAGACTGCaacaaaattcaccaaaaaggTATTGT
It contains:
- the LOC113765778 gene encoding low-temperature-induced 65 kDa protein-like; translated protein: MESQLHRPYGHTDDQDPQHAAVEDEGDHHHHEKTSVMRKVKAKAKKIKETLAKHGLGHEHEHEHERDYSHDDPDEGEENEDEEMEEDPEVHGAPIYESTVIGSAIPAQNVNLEKPTAIGETGATRPVFEGQSGENLGKPSAMEVVHAPEDKDISFPPEIRRTKGDSGARNDNENVGSQGFRIGALEGLEEDPQAPKNRPGEVPPSNYETKVTDPTGKGGEEVGITPLIQSFNKMGVYDESVPKSESGQEGYTGSHDQFAPEPNPTEGKSDSAPKSCDPSKPEDNLPRDTLTGKSSDQSGYVEKISLATYTIADKAISAKNLVASKLGYGGTEGGKVPETDEKKNAAKSGASPAEYAHKVSATVTDKLAPVYQKVADAGSSVVSKVKGSTGTGQEGSETSGGKVPDKGVSVKEYLVEKFKPREEDKALSEVISETLHKKKEEVGKTGESKPMGKVTESEEVATHLGTGMERKREGEDAIAAGRESSGKGMVDRLKGAVSSWIVKGREDQQYSQGSADSSNVRNEGSAASDEIGHRRLQESGN